Proteins co-encoded in one Gossypium arboreum isolate Shixiya-1 chromosome 11, ASM2569848v2, whole genome shotgun sequence genomic window:
- the LOC108474271 gene encoding probable magnesium transporter NIPA8 isoform X1: MGDWVIGAFINLFGSIAINFGTNLLKLGHNERERHSMMDGEGMAGKVPLKPIIYFQTWRVGILFFIIGNCLNFISFGYAAQSLLAALGSVQFISNIAFAYFVLNKMVTVKVLAATAFIVLGNFFLVAFSNHQSPVYTPEQLAEKYSNITFLLYCLILILVVALHHYIYRRGEIVLSVSGQDLRPYWNMLLPFSYAVVSGAVGSCSVLFAKSLSNLLRLAMSNGYQLHSWFTYSMILLFLSTAGFWMARLNEGLSLFDAILIVPMFQIAWTFFSICTGFIYFQEYQVFDALRTTMFILGMVSVFAGISLLAPDEPRGGEVKDASHPTSVLSSSNSTETDRFIFESEDAENKEMKSFTQRMVVKVTDILAKAKTTCSLSLGFGDDSINASAVLVMPMMSSKITGFRGSGFDRSRIFSLRNSSWSRVAMDEESAKMLNGDGVLPQSP; this comes from the exons ATGGGAGATTGGGTCATTGGAGCATTCATCAACCTCTTTGGCAGTATTGCCATCAACTTTGGGACAAACCTTCTTAAATTAGGTCATAATGAG AGGGAAAGACATTCCATGATGGATGGTGAAGGAATGGCTGGAAAGGTTCCATTAAAGCCTATCATATACTTCCAAACATGGAGAGTtg GTATTCTATTTTTCATTATTGGAAATTGTCTAaacttcatttcctttggttatGCTGCTCAG TCACTTCTTGCAGCCTTGGGATCTGTTCAGTTTATATCCAACATTGCATTTGCTTACTTCGTCTTAAACAAAATGGTCACTGTAAA GGTACTAGCAGCCACTGCATTTATTGTTCTTGGAAATTTTTTTCTTGTCGCATTCAGCAACCATCAGTCTCCTG TCTATACACCGGAACAGTTGGCGGAGAAATACAGCAATATAACATTCCTTCTTTACTGTCTGATTTTAATCTTAGTTGTTGCACTACATCACTATATCTACAG GAGAGGGGAAATTGTCCTTTCTGTTTCTGGACAAGACCTTAGACCATATTGGAACATGCTGCTTCCTTTTTCATATGCTGTAGTTTCAGGCGCTGTAGGATCATGCTCAGTGTTATTTGCAAAATCTCT CTCTAACCTTCTAAGGTTGGCAATGTCCAATGGTTATCAGTTGCACAGCTGGTTCACATActccatgatacttttatttCTAAGTACAGCTGGATTTTGG ATGGCAAGGCTAAATGAAGGGTTATCACTCTTTGATGCAATCCTTATTGTTCCCATGTTTCAAATTGCTTGGACCTTCTTCTCCATTTGTACAGGATTTATATATTTCCAGGAATATCAg GTGTTTGATGCGCTGAGAACAACTATGTTCATACTAGGAATGGTGTCTGTGTTCGCAGGCATTTCTTTATTGGCACCTGATGAGCCAAGAG GTGGTGAAGTGAAGGATGCTTCACATCCAACTTCTGTTTTGTCTTCCAGCAATTCAACTGAAACAGACAG GTTCATCTTCGAATCTGAAGATGCAGAAAATAAAGAGATGAAATCATTTACACAACGAATGGTGGTGAAGGTCACAGACATACTTGCCAAGGCAAAG ACAACTTGTTCGCTATCACTAGGTTTTGGAGATGATTCTATCAACGCATCTGCGGTTCTTGTGATGCCTATGATGTCATCAAAGATAACAGGCTTTAGAGGAAGTGGGTTCGATCGGAGTAGGATATTCTCCTTGAGAAATTCAAGTTGGAGTAGGGTTGCAATGGATGAAGAGAGTGCAAAGATGTTAAATGGAGATGGGGTGCTCCCTCAAAGCCCCTGA
- the LOC108474271 gene encoding pentatricopeptide repeat-containing protein At3g26782, mitochondrial isoform X2, giving the protein MGDWVIGAFINLFGSIAINFGTNLLKLGHNERERHSMMDGEGMAGKVPLKPIIYFQTWRVGILFFIIGNCLNFISFGYAAQSLLAALGSVQFISNIAFAYFVLNKMVTVKVLAATAFIVLGNFFLVAFSNHQSPVYTPEQLAEKYSNITFLLYCLILILVVALHHYIYRRGEIVLSVSGQDLRPYWNMLLPFSYAVVSGAVGSCSVLFAKSLSNLLRLAMSNGYQLHSWFTYSMILLFLSTAGFWMARLNEGLSLFDAILIVPMFQIAWTFFSICTGFIYFQEYQVFDALRTTMFILGMVSVFAGISLLAPDEPRGGEVKDASHPTSVLSSSNSTETDRFIFESEDAENKEMKSFTQRMVVKVTDILAKAKTTCSLSLGFGDDSINASAVLVMPMMSSKITGFRGSGFDRSRIFSLRNSSWSRVAMDEESAKMRFKVDGMRSCRALQATAVVKSSLQLKLKTSTEDTCISLIKQCHTLKSLKALHASILRSLHLHLHSLTNLISHYASLGSISYAYTLFSHCNSFSNDAFLWNVMLRGLVDNAHYHRTFLLYTRMPYLHIAPDNFTFPFLLKACASLRILNLGSQLHAHAFVYGYSSHVFVANSLISMYAKCGLFPVSERVFDKMPQRSIVSWSAMIGACLQCGYHEQGLLLFTRMLDQGIKPNRASILNATACVRRENAAHHMHRVIMDNVLDNDHSVQNATMLMFARCGRIDLARSLFDGFTYKDLVCWASMIDAYARADLPLEALLLFNQMRLQCVLPDSITLLAVIQACSILASWHLARTLHAVIIRCFLECQLVLDTAVLDLYMKCGSLTYARKVFDNMKGRNIISWSTMLSGYGMHGHGKEALHLFDQMKALIKPDHVTFVSILSACSHAGLINEGWECFDSMVRDFGVTPTSEHYACMVDLLGRAGQLNQALEFIEKMPVRPEAGVWGALLGACRIHSNVELAEIAAKSLLNLDAENPGRYVLLSNIYASLGKRREAYRIRNLMKSRGVKKKVGWTSIEIKGKMYTFVAGDRANPEMDLIYSELGKLMERIRQEGYIPDVSFVLHDVEGETKEMMLYAHSEKLAIVFGLIKLGHESSIRITKNLRVCGDCHTATKFISKVTGREIVVRDSQRFHHFMNGTCSCGDYW; this is encoded by the exons ATGGGAGATTGGGTCATTGGAGCATTCATCAACCTCTTTGGCAGTATTGCCATCAACTTTGGGACAAACCTTCTTAAATTAGGTCATAATGAG AGGGAAAGACATTCCATGATGGATGGTGAAGGAATGGCTGGAAAGGTTCCATTAAAGCCTATCATATACTTCCAAACATGGAGAGTtg GTATTCTATTTTTCATTATTGGAAATTGTCTAaacttcatttcctttggttatGCTGCTCAG TCACTTCTTGCAGCCTTGGGATCTGTTCAGTTTATATCCAACATTGCATTTGCTTACTTCGTCTTAAACAAAATGGTCACTGTAAA GGTACTAGCAGCCACTGCATTTATTGTTCTTGGAAATTTTTTTCTTGTCGCATTCAGCAACCATCAGTCTCCTG TCTATACACCGGAACAGTTGGCGGAGAAATACAGCAATATAACATTCCTTCTTTACTGTCTGATTTTAATCTTAGTTGTTGCACTACATCACTATATCTACAG GAGAGGGGAAATTGTCCTTTCTGTTTCTGGACAAGACCTTAGACCATATTGGAACATGCTGCTTCCTTTTTCATATGCTGTAGTTTCAGGCGCTGTAGGATCATGCTCAGTGTTATTTGCAAAATCTCT CTCTAACCTTCTAAGGTTGGCAATGTCCAATGGTTATCAGTTGCACAGCTGGTTCACATActccatgatacttttatttCTAAGTACAGCTGGATTTTGG ATGGCAAGGCTAAATGAAGGGTTATCACTCTTTGATGCAATCCTTATTGTTCCCATGTTTCAAATTGCTTGGACCTTCTTCTCCATTTGTACAGGATTTATATATTTCCAGGAATATCAg GTGTTTGATGCGCTGAGAACAACTATGTTCATACTAGGAATGGTGTCTGTGTTCGCAGGCATTTCTTTATTGGCACCTGATGAGCCAAGAG GTGGTGAAGTGAAGGATGCTTCACATCCAACTTCTGTTTTGTCTTCCAGCAATTCAACTGAAACAGACAG GTTCATCTTCGAATCTGAAGATGCAGAAAATAAAGAGATGAAATCATTTACACAACGAATGGTGGTGAAGGTCACAGACATACTTGCCAAGGCAAAG ACAACTTGTTCGCTATCACTAGGTTTTGGAGATGATTCTATCAACGCATCTGCGGTTCTTGTGATGCCTATGATGTCATCAAAGATAACAGGCTTTAGAGGAAGTGGGTTCGATCGGAGTAGGATATTCTCCTTGAGAAATTCAAGTTGGAGTAGGGTTGCAATGGATGAAGAGAGTGCAAAGAT GAGGTTTAAAGTGGATGGCATGCGGAGCTGTCGAGCGTTACAAGCGACCGCCGTTGTCAAAAGCAGCCTGCAGTTGAAGCTGAAGACATCAACTGAAGACACATGCATCTCCTTGATCAAGCAATGCCACACGCTCAAGTCTCTTAAAGCCCTTCATGCTTCCATTCTCAGATCCCTCCACCTCCATCTCCACTCCCTCACCAACCTCATCTCCCACTACGCTTCTCTTGGCTCCATTTCTTACGCCTACACTCTCTTTTCCCACTGCAACTCCTTCTCCAACGATGCCTTCCTTTGGAACGTCATGCTGCGTGGCCTCGTCGACAATGCCCACTACCATCGCACCTTCCTTCTTTATACCCGTATGCCTTATCTGCATATTGCGCCTGATAACTTCACCTTTCCCTTTCTTCTCAAAGCTTGCGCTTCTCTCCGCATTCTCAATTTGGGTTCTCAGCTTCATGCACATGCCTTCGTATACGGCTATTCCTCTCACGTCTTCGTTGCTAACTCCCTCATTTCCATGTACGCCAAATGCGGCCTTTTTCCTGTTTCCGAAAGAGTGTTTGATAAAATGCCCCAAAGAAGTATAGTGTCGTGGAGCGCAATGATTGGAGCGTGCTTGCAGTGCGGTTATCATGAGCAAGGGTTGTTGCTATTTACCAGGATGTTGGATCAAGGAATTAAACCCAACAGGGCTTCTATTTTAAATGCCACAGCCTGCGTTCGGCGTGAGAACGCGGCTCATCATATGCATAGAGTCATCATGGATAATGTACTTGATAATGATCACTCCGTGCAAAATGCCACCATGCTTATGTTTGCTAGATGCGGAAGAATTGACCTTGCTAGAAGCTTATTTGATGGGTTCACATACAAGGATTTGGTTTGCTGGGCCTCAATGATCGACGCATATGCTCGGGCTGACTTGCCACTTGAAGCTTTGCTCCTCTTTAACCAAATGAGATTACAATGTGTCCTTCCCGATTCTATTACCCTTCTTGCCGTGATTCAAGCTTGTTCAATACTAGCTTCTTGGCACCTTGCACGAACCCTTCATGCCGTTATTATTCGTTGTTTCCTAGAGTGTCAATTAGTGTTAGATACTGCTGTCCTTGACCTTTACATGAAATGTGGGAGCTTAACGTATGCTAGAAAAGTTTTCGATAACATGAAAGGAAGGAATATCATCTCCTGGAGCACTATGTTATCCGGGTATGGTATGCACGGCCACGGTAAAGAAGCACTTCATCTCTTTGATCAAATGAAGGCCTTAATAAAGCCAGACCACGTCACATTCGTATCAATATTGTCAGCATGTAGTCATGCCGGTTTAATTAATGAAGGATGGGAGTGCTTCGATTCCATGGTAAGAGACTTTGGGGTAACACCAACGTCCGAACATTATGCATGTATGGTTGATCTATTGGGCAGAGCTGGGCAGTTGAACCAGGCCCTGGAGTTCATTGAAAAGATGCCTGTGAGACCAGAAGCTGGTGTCTGGGGGGCACTGCTTGGAGCTTGTAGAATTCATTCAAATGTAGAACTGGCAGAAATCGCTGCCAAATCGTTACTCAACTTGGATGCCGAAAATCCCGGAAGGTATGTTCTCTTGTCCAACATATATGCATCATTGGGAAAAAGAAGAGAAGCTTATAGGATTAGAAATTTAATGAAAAGCAGAGGTGTAAAGAAAAAAGTCGGTTGGACTAGTATAGAGATTAAGGGCAAGATGTATACGTTCGTGGCCGGGGATAGAGCAAACCCTGAAATGGATCTAATCTATTCAGAGTTGGGTAAACTAATGGAGAGGATTAGACAAGAAGGGTATATACCAGATGTAAGCTTTGTATTGCATGATGTGGAGGGGGAGACAAAGGAGATGATGTTGTATGCACACAGTGAGAAGCTGGCCATCGTTTTTGGGCTGATAAAGTTGGGACATGAAAGTTCGATTAGAATAACAAAGAATTTGAGGGTGTGTGGTGATTGTCATACGGCTACAAAGTTCATTTCCAAGGTTACAGGAAGGGAAATTGTGGTGAGAGATTCCCAGAGGTTCCATCATTTTATGAATGGCACTTGTTCCTGTGGAGATTATTGGTGA
- the LOC108472936 gene encoding uncharacterized protein LOC108472936, whose translation MAKELGEEITKKPLIIAMKGHPGTGKSTLAHALASALKFPLVDKDDIRDSTFPLHQQPQGSHTLLNHFSYEAIWRVASTQLHLGISVIIDSPLSHRTHLDRLISLAASAGARLLIVECRPSDEAKWRERLEGREKSWHKPNSWEELQELIKGYGGCTEYDVGDVPKMVVDTTAPNLGVEELVSSVVRFIASS comes from the coding sequence ATGGCTAAAGAATTAGGAGAGGAAATAACTAAGAAGCCATTGATAATAGCAATGAAAGGGCATCCCGGCACTGGCAAATCCACTTTAGCCCATGCCTTAGCCTCAGCCCTCAAATTCCCTCTCGTCGACAAAGATGACATCCGCGACTCCACTTTTCCGCTCCATCAGCAACCACAAGGTTCCCACACCCTCCTCAACCACTTCTCCTACGAAGCTATCTGGCGAGTCGCCTCAACTCAGCTCCACCTCGGCATCAGCGTCATCATCGACTCTCCTCTCTCTCACAGAACCCATCTCGACCGTCTCATCAGCTTAGCGGCGTCGGCCGGAGCCCGCCTCCTGATTGTGGAGTGCCGGCCATCGGACGAGGCTAAGTGGAGGGAGAGGCTTGAAGGGAGGGAAAAGAGTTGGCACAAGCCAAACTCTTGGGAGGAGCTTCAGGAGCTGATTAAGGGGTATGGCGGATGCACGGAGTACGATGTCGGAGATGTGCCCAAGATGGTGGTTGACACGACGGCGCCTAATCTAGGGGTGGAGGAGTTGGTTTCCAGTGTAGTGCGTTTCATTGCTTCTTCTTGA